In Zingiber officinale cultivar Zhangliang chromosome 6A, Zo_v1.1, whole genome shotgun sequence, a single genomic region encodes these proteins:
- the LOC121995094 gene encoding uncharacterized protein LOC121995094 has translation MDKAWMKLPRYSPEYINGVEVFLNYAYTKGNPQGVEILCPCAKCHNAFWRTRAVVLDHLIGYGFEKGYDVWVRHGEGLINLMDLNGDMDDREDAIDDIDGLLYEQFRDVAQEENGVGEGPNEDAKKFYNLLEDAKQELYPGCKNFTKLSFTIRLYLLKCLHGWSNASFNALLVLLRESMPQLNIPDSLNKTRGMIRDLGLDYKKIDACPNDCMLYWKDHENDTSCHVCGAPRWIENVEGDRQLEENKKAYKISGKVLRHFPLIPRLQRLFLCSKTAGSLRWHEEERSKDGKLRHPADGEAWKDFDKCHPNFASDSRNIRLGLTSDGFNPFRSMNVSHSTWPVVLIPYNFPPWWCMKAEYAMLSLLIPGPQSPGNNIDVYLQPLIEELKLLWDSGVETYDSSLNQTFQMRAALLWTISDFPGYAMLSGWSTKGKLACPCCNYNTNSTYLRYSRKMCYMDHRVFLPMDHEYRSNTRAFNGRKESRPPPTLLKGKDTLELLENFNNVFGKMQKKLTNGPWKKKSIFFELSYWKHNSLRHNLDVMHIEKNIFDNIIGTLLDIPGKTKDHEKARFDLQDMGIRKKLHPKETNEGKNIMFSKACFSMTPNEKTIFCGVLKKAKIPDGCASNISRCVHVAEKKIYGYKSHDAHFILHYLLQVAVRSTMSNQVSHPLIRLCSFFRCLCQKVIDVGDLNILQSEITETLCQLETIFPPTFLDIMVHLPIHLVDEIKLGGPVQFRWMYFPERYLGKLKSYVRNKSRPEGSIAEGYLVEECLTLCSRYLHGGVETRLNRMTRNSDRCDPYEVSIGHSIGSAKVISLEYKLRSQAHRYILFNHDEVQEFIREHENVITNVKKRKKWSKAKSQGQDFVEWFKNRALMDDVLDHLKELSRGPNTIARCFSSYVINGYRFHTKQRDAKRKTQNSGVSVVSVTQSFASTKDENPTTKPIAYYGSIIEIIELDYYGSSKFVLFRCDWYEVENDKYGLTCVYFNKRCYVDDPFVLASQVHQCFYIEDPFDANRKYVMKTVPRDFFNMKDDINSNAQELYQSEPSDHAVNLAIVDSNYEVELVRDDMPATVIENPFLKSNMVESEDQLNFDATLSESMD, from the exons ATGGACAAGGCGTGGATGAAATTACCAAGATATAGCCCAGAATACATTAATGGTGTTGAAGTTTTTCTAAATTATGCGTACACAAAAGGAAACCCCCAAGGAGTAGAGATTTTGTGCCCTTGTGCTAAATGCCACAATGCTTTTTGGAGGACAAGGGCAGTGGTGCTTGATCATTTAATTGGATACGGATTTGAAAAAGGATATGATGTTTGGGTTCGTCATGGTGAGGGGCTAATAAACCTGATGGATCTCAATGGTGATATGGATGATAGAGAGGATGCAATTGATGATATTGATGGACTATTGTATGAACAATTTAGAGATGTGGCACAAGAAGAAAATGGAGTTGGTGAAGGCCCTAATGAAGATGCTAAAAAGTTCTATAATCTACTTGAAGATGCAAAGCAAGAGTTGTACCCGGGTTGCAAAAACTTCACTAAATTGTCATTCACTATTCGACTGTATTTGTTGAAGTGCCTTCATGGTTGGAGTAATGCATCTTTCAATGCTTTATTAGTGCTGTTGAGAgaatctatgcctcaattgaatATTCCCGATTCATTAAACAAAACTAGAGGCATGATAAGGGATTTGGGGCTTGATTATAAAAAGAttgatgcttgccctaatgactGCATGCTATATTGGAAAGATCATGAGAATGACACCTCTTGCCATGTTTGTGGAGCTCCACGATGGATTGAGAATGTTGAAGGAGATCGCCAACTTGAGGAAAATAAGAAAGCTTACAAAATTTCTGGTAAAGTTTTGAGACACTTCCCCTTGATTCCTAGGCTTCAAAGGTTATTTTTGTGTTCAAAGACAGCTGGCTCATTAAGGTGGCATGAAGAGGAGCGTTCAAAGGATGGAAAGTTAAGGCATCCCGCGGATGGAGAGGCGTGGAAAGACTTCGATAAATGCCATCCTAACTTTGCCAGTGATTCACGAAACATAAGGCTTGGATTGACCAGTGATGGATTTAATCCTTTTAGATCCATGAATGTGTCTCACAGTACTTGGCCTGTGGTTTTGATACCATATAACTTTCCACCTTGGTGGTGTATGAAGGCTGAGTATGCTATGCTATCTTTATTAATCCCTGGCCCGCAATCACCAGGGAATAACATTGATGTGTACCTCCAACCATTGATTGAGGAGTTGAAGTTATTGTGGGATTCAGGAGTAGAAACATATGATTCTTCACTAAATCAAACTTTTCAAATGCGAGCAGCTCTATTGTGGACTATCAGTGATTTTCCTGGGTATGCTATGTTGAGTGGGTGGAGTACAAAAGGGAAATTAGCATGTCCTTGTTGCAATTATAACACTAATTCAACTTATTTGAGGTATAGTCGAAAGATGTGTTATATGGATCATCGTGTTTTTTTGCCTATGGATCATGAATATAGATCAAATACAAGGGCTTTTAATGGGAGAAAAGAATCCAGGCCTCCACCAACTTTGTTGAAAGGGAAAGATACCTTAGAATTATTAGAAAACTTCAATAATGTCTTTGGAAAGATGCAAAAAAAACTTACCAATGGTCCTTGGaagaaaaaatcaattttttttgagTTGTCATATTGGAAGCACAATAGCTTGCGCCATAACCTTGATGTGATGCATATagagaaaaatatatttgataatataattgggactttgttggatatcccagGGAAGACAAAAGATCATGAAAAAGCTCGTTTTGACTTACAAGACATGGGCATTAGAAAGAAACTTCATCCCAAAGAGACAAATGAAGGTAAAAATATAATGTTCTCAAAAGCATGTTTCTCCATGACTCCGAATGAGAAGACTATTTTCTGTGGTGTTTTAAAGAAAGCAAAAATACCAGATGGTTGTGCGTCAAACATCTCAAGATGTGTTCATGTTGCTGAGAAGAAAATTTATGGTTACAAAAGTCATGATGCACATTTCATTCTACATTACTTGCTACAAGTAGCTGTGAGAAGCACAATGTCCAACCAGGTTTCCCACCCTTTAATTCGTCTTTGTTCATTTTTTCGTTGCTTATGCCAAAAAGTAATTGACGTGGGGGATCTTAATATCTTGCAATCAGAGATTACTGAAACACTTTGCCAGTTGGAGACAATTTTTCCTCCTACTTTTCttgatataatggttcatttgcCTATACATCTAGTGGATGAGATAAAATTAGGAGGGCCAGTACAATTTCGATGGATGTACTTTCCAGAAAGATATTTAGGTAAATTGAAGAGTTATGTTCGTAACAAGAGTCGACCAGAAGGTTCTATTGCTGAGGGATACTTGGTTGAGGAATGCTTAACATTATGCTCACGATATTTGCATGGTGGTGTAGAAACAAGGCTTAATAGAATGACAAGGAATAGTGATAGATGTGATCCTTATGAAGTTAGCATTGGTCATTCTATTGGAAGTGCAAAAGTAATTTCTCTGGAATATAAGTTAAGGAGTCAAGCCCACCGTTACATCTTGTTTAATCATGATGAAGTTCAAGAATTCATTAG GGAGCATGAAAACGTAATTAcaaatgttaaaaaaagaaagaagtggAGCAAAGCAAAGAGTCAAGGACAAGATTTCGTTGAGTGGTTCAAAAATCGTGCTTTGATGGATGATGTActtgaccaccttaaggagcTATCTAGAGGACCAAATACAATTGCAAGATGTTTTTCTAGCTATGTCATTAATGGTTACCGGTTTCATACAAAGCAACGTGATGCAAAACGCAAGACACAAAATAGTGGTGTTTCGGTGGTGTCAGTGACCCAAAGCTTTGCTAGCACTAAAGATGAAAATCCAACAACAAAACCAATAGCATACTATggatcaattattgaaataattgAACTGGACTACTATGGTAGTTCTAAATTTGTGTTATTTCGATGTGATTGGTATGAAGTTGAGAACGACAAGTATGGGTTGACTTGTGTTTACTTCAATAAGAGATGTTATGTAGATGATCCTTTTGTGTTGGCTTCTCAGGTCCACCAATGCTTCTATATTGAAGATCCTTTTGATGCTAACAGAAAATATGTTATGAAGACCGTTCCACGAGACTTTTTTAATATGAAAGATGATATAAATTCAAATGCCCAGGAGTTATATCAAAGCGAGCCGTCAGATCATGCTGTAAATCTAGCTATAGTTGATTCCAATTATGAAGTCGAGTTGGTCAGGGATGATATGCCGGCGACGGTTATTGAAAATCCATTTCTTAAGTCAAATATGGTGGAATCCGAAGATCAATTAAATTTTGATGCCACTTTGTCGGAATCCATGGATTAG